One window from the genome of Hyperolius riggenbachi isolate aHypRig1 chromosome 6, aHypRig1.pri, whole genome shotgun sequence encodes:
- the ATG12 gene encoding ubiquitin-like protein ATG12, which produces MEEAEDSQGLSPTNGSEPPPGRAVSPAVEEPVCEAKRKIDVLLKAVGDTPIMKTKKWTIEKTRTVQGLMDFIKKYLKLDTSEQLFIYVNQSFAPSPDQEVGALYECFGSDGKLVLHYCKSQAWG; this is translated from the exons ATGGAGGAAGCTGAAGACTCCCAGGGCTTGTCTCCTACGAATGGGAGTGAGCCGCCACCGGGAAGGGCCGTGTCTCCGGCTGTGGAGGAGCCAGTGTGCGAGGCCAAGCGGAAAA TTGATGTCCTCCTGAAAGCTGTTGGCGATACGCCGATCATGAAAACTAAAAAGTGGACTATTGAGAAAACGCGCACGGTGCAAGGACTTATGGACTTCATCAAGAAATACCTCAAGCTGGACACCTCAGAGCAGCTG ttCATTTATGTGAATCAATCATTTGCACCATCGCCTGACCAAGAAGTTGGCGCCTTATATGAG TGCTTTGGCAGTGACGGGAAACTGGTTTTACATTATTGTAAATCACAAGCCTGGGGATGA